One region of Salvia miltiorrhiza cultivar Shanhuang (shh) chromosome 3, IMPLAD_Smil_shh, whole genome shotgun sequence genomic DNA includes:
- the LOC131018649 gene encoding probable histone H2B.1 — translation MAAKRENKLAEKKPAAVKSPAEKKPKAGKKLQKEAGVAAENQKKKRNKKSLETYIFMVLKQVHPDIGFSSTVMGIMNSFINDIFENLVQESSRLGRCIRSRPSHHQNSTLHKPREIERTDPSHHQPGAKAS, via the coding sequence ATGGCAGCCAAAAGAGAAAATAAGCTCGCCGAGAAGAAACCCGCCGCCGTGAAATCTCCGGCGGAGAAGAAGCCCAAGGCCGGGAAGAAGCTACAGAAGGAGGCCGGCGTCGCCGCCGAAAACCAGAAGAAGAAGCGGAACAAGAAGAGCTTGGAGACCTACATCTTCATGGTGCTGAAGCAGGTGCACCCCGACATCGGGTTCTCGAGCACTGTCATGGGCATCATGAACAGCTTCATCAACGACATCTTCGAGAATTTGGTGCAGGAGTCGTCACGCCTCGGCCGCTGCATAAGAAGCCGACCATCACACCACCAAAACTCAACACTCCACAAACCTAGAGAAATAGAAAGAACCGACCCATCACACCACCAACCAGGAGCAAAAGCAAGCTGA